In the genome of Magnolia sinica isolate HGM2019 chromosome 2, MsV1, whole genome shotgun sequence, one region contains:
- the LOC131228209 gene encoding heavy metal-associated isoprenylated plant protein 43-like, whose amino-acid sequence MVQRTVLKVDISCQKCKKKILRAVSGLQGVDKIELDAAKGTLTVTGDADPVRVISRARKTGKSAEVISIGPPPAPPKQDAGGGQKKQEEKKVDDKKPEQKAQVYVPQTCPVCEQMGVDKIELDAAKGTLTVTGDADPVQVISRARKTGKSAEVISIGPPPAPPKQDAGGGQKKQEEKKVDDKKPEQKAQIYVPQTCPVCKQMGVHIRPYDTHIQCSIL is encoded by the exons aTGGTGCAAAGGACTGTCCTCAAGGTTGATATTTCATGCCAAAAATGCAAGAAGAAGATACTGAGGGCAGTTTCAGGTCTACAAG GTGTAGATAAAATCGAGTTGGATGCAGCTAAGGGAACTTTAACGGTCACCGGAGATGCAGATCCAGTTCGAGTCATTAGTCGTGCAAGGAAAACAGGCAAATCTGCTGAAGTCATAAGCATTGGTCCACCACCTGCTCCTCCAAAACAGGATGCAGGTGGTGGTCAAAAGAAACAAGAAGAGAAGAAAGTCGACGACAAGAAGCCCGAACAAAAGGCCCAAGTTTATGTACCCCAAACATGCCCCGTTTGCGAGCAAATGG GTGTAGATAAAATCGAGTTGGATGCAGCTAAGGGAACTTTAACGGTCACTGGAGATGCAGATCCAGTTCAAGTCATTAGTCGTGCAAGGAAAACCGGCAAATCTGCTGAAGTCATAAGCATTGGTCCACCACCTGCTCCCCCAAAACAGGATGCAGGTGGTGGTCAAAAGAAACAAGAAGAGAAGAAAGTCGACGACAAGAAGCCCGAACAAAAGGCCCAAATTTATGTACCCCAAACATGCCCCGTTTGCAAGCAAATGGGTGTCCACATTCGACCTTATGACACCCATATCCAATGCTCCATATTATGA